The Punica granatum isolate Tunisia-2019 chromosome 4, ASM765513v2, whole genome shotgun sequence genome has a window encoding:
- the LOC116204130 gene encoding probable LRR receptor-like serine/threonine-protein kinase At3g47570, protein MKYAQEMIIVHEKYGAGAEVSTNGDVYSYGILVLEMFTGKRPTDDMFSDGLNLHFFTKAAFPERVLQIIDPVLLKETHDEDDGRDIRRTRRSDDRLRKIHECLVSTVEIGVVCSSEVPSDRMSMRDVAAALQAIRKKLIGS, encoded by the exons ATGAAATATGCCCAAGAAATGATAATTGTTCATGAAA AGTATGGAGCTGGGGCTGAGGTGTCAACTAATGGAGATGTTTACAGCTACGGCATCCTCGTGCTGGAGATGTTCACAGGGAAGAGGCCCACGGATGACATGTTCAGTGATGGGCTGAACCTTCATTTCTTTACGAAGGCAGCTTTTCCAGAGCGAGTTCTGCAGATAATTGACCCTGTCTTGCTCAAGGAGACTCACGACGAGGATGACGGCCGAGACATTAGGAGAACCCGAAGGAGCGATGACAGGCTTCGTAAGATTCATGAGTGTCTGGTCTCGACAGTGGAAATAGGAGTGGTCTGTTCTTCTGAAGTTCCAAGTGACAGGATGAGCATGAGAGACGTTGCAGCTGCTCTGCAGGCAATTAGAAAGAAGCTTATTGGAAGCTGA
- the LOC116204131 gene encoding probable LRR receptor-like serine/threonine-protein kinase At3g47570, with protein MESTPGLLYSVTAIALVACSVSDVQGTPHGNETDQLALLSFKSVMVDQLGVLSSWSSSHHFCQWFGVTCGRRHRRVTKLDLQSQELSGTISPHIGNLSFLRVLDLQNNSFHSRIPLEVGHLSRLLHLYLNNNSLSGPIPPSLSSCSNLLNISLHHNMLQGYVPANLSSLSKLRVLLLQNNGLSGEIPLSVGNFSSLEYLYLGFNKLRGAVPDTLGNLRNLKDLSLVENNLVGNFPLSVANISSMEALDLGVNQLMGTLPLDLGITLPNLQFLSVIDNRFTGSIPKSISNMSQLNEFQITSNSFTGDVLSFRKMSNLLWFSVYGNHLGSGQANDLNFLCSLTNSTNLNYLGIGDNNFGGEVPKCISNLSITLEGFVLELNALSGTVPSSIENLINLEVLSVSFNNISGRIPPEIGNLRKVKELYLAFNVFTGEIPHTLGNLSMLTFLSLSGNNLLGTIPSSLGKYQRLLAIYLADNKLAGAIPPEIMSLSSLSMSADFSMNNLTGELPVEIGNLKHLGELDLSGNKLSGKIPSSLGSCMSLEYLYMGDNMFVGSIPSTLSSLKGIQELNLSHNRLLGQIPDFLEDLNLTSLDLSFNNFQGNLPTGGVFANTSAISVLGNEKLCGGLPEYRLPKCMSTGRSTDGRVRNVSIYTSLGILTIVFMLSLLCFLWHRKQRKTFASSSSNDRFLKVSYQDLLEATVGFSSANLIGTGSFGSVFKGVLALDQITIAVKVLNLDRHGASKSFIKECEALRNIRHRNLVKVVTACSGTDYQGNGFKALVYEFMVNGSLDEWLHPRVGTSPEREVIPRQLGLLQRVNIATDVACALDYLHHQCETPIVHCDLKPSNVLIDGEMTGHVGDFGLVRFMPGATRELISELTSSIGVKGSLGYIAPGNYPNSS; from the coding sequence ATGGAATCCACGCCTGGGCTTCTTTACAGCGTCACTGCCATTGCTCTCGTTGCCTGCTCCGTGTCCGATGTGCAGGGAACTCCTCATGGGAATGAAACCGACCAACTTGCTCTACTGTCATTCAAGTCCGTAATGGTTGACCAGCTCGGTGTCTTGAGCTCATGGAGCTCCAGCCACCATTTCTGTCAGTGGTTTGGAGTTACTTGCGGCCGAAGGCACCGGAGAGTCACCAAACTAGACTTGCAATCGCAAGAACTGTCAGGGACAATTTCCCCGCATATTGGGAACCTGAGCTTCCTGAGGGTGCTCGATCTCCAGAACAACAGCTTCCATTCAAGGATTCCCCTTGAAGTAGGTCATCTGTCGAGACTGCTGCATTTGTACCTCAATAACAACTCGCTCAGTGGACCGATTCCTCCAAGCCTGTCCAGTTGCTCCAATCTCCTCAACATCAGCCTCCACCACAACATGCTTCAGGGGTACGTTCCTGCAAATCTCAGCTCCCTGTCCAAGCTCAGAGTGCTTTTGTTACAGAACAATGGTTTGAGCGGAGAGATCCCACTTTCAGTTGGAAACTTCTCATCTTTAGAGTATCTTTATTTGGGATTTAATAAGCTTAGGGGTGCGGTTCCAGATACTCTCGGCAACTTGAGAAATTTAAAGGATCTTTCTCTTGTGGAAAATAATTTAGTTGGAAATTTTCCTTTGTCAGTCGCCAACATTTCTTCTATGGAAGCTCTTGATTTGGGTGTTAACCAATTGATGGGTACCTTGCCGTTGGACTTGGGCATCACTCTTCCAAATCTCCAATTTCTCTCTGTAATAGATAACCGGTTCACTGGATCTATCCCCAAATCGATATCCAACATGTCCCAACTAAATGAGTTTCAAATTACATCCAATAGTTTCACGGGGGATGTTCTGTCgttccgaaagatgagtaacCTCCTCTGGTTTTCCGTGTATGGCAATCACTTGGGAAGTGGGCAAGCCAATGACCTCAACTTCCTCTGCTCCTTGACAAATTCCACAAATCTCAATTATCTTGGTATAGGTGATAACAATTTCGGAGGGGAAGTGCCCAAATGCATCAGCAATCTGTCCATCACTCTTGAAGGGTTCGTGTTGGAACTAAATGCTTTATCTGGAACCGTGCCGAGTAGTATCGAGAATCTCATAAATCTGGAGGTTTTGTCAGTATCTTTCAACAATATTTCAGGTAGAATACCTCCCGAAATTGGAAATCTTAGAAAGGTGAAGGAATTGTATCTCGCATTCAATGTGTTCACCGGAGAGATCCCCCACACCCTTGGGAATTTGTCAATGTTGACTTTCCTGTCCCTGAGCGGAAATAATCTTTTGGGCACCATACCTTCCTCTTTGGGCAAGTATCAGAGATTATTAGCAATATATCTTGCAGATAACAAGCTTGCTGGTGCCATACCCCCTGAGATTATGAGCCTCTCTTCCCTATCAATGTCCGCTGATTTCTCAATGAACAATCTAACAGGCGAGCTTCCTGTGGAAATAGGGAATCTGAAACATCTCGGTGAATTAGATCTCTCGGGGAACAAGTTGTCAGGAAAAATTCCAAGTAGTCTAGGTAGTTGTATGTCACTGGAGTACTTGTACATGGGGGATAACATGTTTGTAGGTTCCATCCCTTCAACTCTAAGCTCCTTAAAGGGGATTCAAGAATTAAATCTCTCCCACAACAGGCTCTTAGGCCAAATTCCCGATTTCTTGGAGGATCTCAACCTTACAAGTTTAGATCTGTCTTTCAATAATTTTCAGGGCAATCTGCCTACGGGGGGAGTATTTGCAAATACAAGTGCAATCTCAGTTCTGGGAAATGAGAAGCTTTGTGGGGGTCTACCTGAATATCGGCTGCCCAAATGTATGTCAACCGGTAGATCAACTGATGGCAGAGTGAGAAATGTTTCTATCTACACGTCGTTGGGGATTTTGACAATAGTGTTTATGCTCTCGTTACTTTGTTTCCTCTGGCATAGGAAACAGAGAAAAACATTTGCTTCTAGCTCCTCAAACGACCGGTTTCTGAAAGTTTCATATCAAGACCTACTGGAAGCAACGGTTGGGTTTTCCTCTGCAAATCTGATCGGGACCGGTAGTTTTGGATCAGTGTTTAAAGGGGTTCTTGCTTTGGATCAGATAACCATTGCCGTGAAAGTGCTTAATCTTGATCGTCATGGTGCATCGAAAAGCTTCATTAAAGAGTGCGAGGCCTTGAGAAACATCAGGCATCGAAATCTAGTTAAGGTAGTCACGGCATGCTCAGGCACCGATTACCAGGGCAATGGCTTCAAGGCCTTGGTATATGAGTTCATGGTCAATGGGAGCTTGGATGAGTGGCTGCATCCACGAGTTGGAACGAGTCCAGAGAGAGAGGTTATACCGAGGCAATTAGGTCTTCTCCAGAGGGTGAATATTGCCACAGATGTTGCTTGTGCTTTAGATTATCTCCATCATCAATGTGAAACACCCATAGTGCACTGCGATCTTAAGCCAAGCAATGTCCTCATTGACGGTGAAATGACTGGGCATGTAGGTGATTTTGGGTTGGTCAGGTTCATGCCAGGAGCTACTAGGGAGCTGATTTCTGAGCTGACAAGTTCTATTGGAGTAAAAGGATCTCTCGGCTATATTGCGCCTGGTAATTATCCAAACTCTTCCTAA